The following coding sequences lie in one Cupriavidus sp. WKF15 genomic window:
- a CDS encoding tripartite tricarboxylate transporter substrate binding protein BugE, with translation MQRRQVFRVLVAASAAFAAGATLPAAAQTNYPTKPITLVVPFPAGGTTDIVARIVADKLGQQLGQAVVVDNRGGAGGSIGTAYLAKAAPDGYTLGIATASTHGINPAVYPRLSYDATKDFTTITNLASVPNLMSIHPSVKATDMKSFIALAHAQPNKLAYGSAGNGSVSHMMGELFKMSSKTELLHVPYKGVGPALNDALAGQVQVLFDNLPSSLPFIESGKLRALAVAAPKRVAALPNVPTFAELGLPEVNDAAWFGLIAPANLPAELQSKLNAAAIKVLALPEVKAKLEKLGATPVGNSPAQFAAQIKSEVAKNKRVAAAAKISLD, from the coding sequence ATGCAACGTCGACAAGTCTTCCGCGTTCTCGTCGCGGCCTCGGCCGCCTTTGCCGCCGGCGCCACGCTGCCCGCCGCAGCCCAGACCAACTACCCGACCAAGCCGATCACGCTGGTAGTGCCATTCCCGGCGGGCGGTACGACCGATATCGTGGCGCGCATCGTCGCCGACAAGCTGGGCCAGCAGCTCGGCCAGGCCGTGGTGGTGGACAACAGAGGCGGTGCGGGCGGCAGCATCGGCACCGCCTACCTGGCCAAGGCCGCGCCGGACGGCTACACGCTTGGCATCGCCACGGCCTCGACGCATGGCATCAATCCGGCCGTGTACCCGCGCCTGTCCTATGACGCGACCAAGGATTTCACGACCATCACGAATCTGGCATCCGTGCCTAACTTGATGAGCATCCACCCGTCCGTGAAAGCCACCGACATGAAGTCGTTCATCGCACTGGCGCACGCGCAACCCAACAAGCTGGCCTATGGCTCGGCCGGCAATGGCAGCGTATCGCACATGATGGGCGAACTGTTCAAGATGAGCAGCAAGACCGAACTGCTGCACGTGCCGTACAAGGGCGTCGGCCCGGCGCTGAACGACGCGCTGGCCGGCCAGGTCCAGGTGCTGTTCGACAACCTGCCGTCGTCGCTGCCGTTCATCGAAAGCGGCAAGCTGCGCGCGCTGGCCGTGGCCGCGCCCAAGCGCGTCGCTGCGCTGCCCAATGTGCCGACCTTCGCCGAGCTGGGCCTGCCTGAGGTCAACGACGCCGCATGGTTCGGCCTGATCGCCCCGGCGAACCTGCCGGCCGAGCTGCAGAGCAAGCTGAACGCGGCCGCCATCAAGGTGCTGGCATTGCCCGAGGTGAAGGCTAAACTGGAAAAGCTGGGCGCCACGCCGGTGGGCAACTCGCCTGCGCAGTTTGCCGCGCAGATCAAGAGCGAAGTGGCCAAGAACAAGCGCGTGGCCGCCGCGGCCAAGATCTCTCTCGACTGA
- a CDS encoding N-formylglutamate amidohydrolase — protein sequence MTEADRKSADSPYQLYQPEGPVSALFLDSPHSATVYPTDFRPDASLPLPLLRQAEDTFVDELYAGAPARGIPLLCAGFPRSYLDANRALEEIDEALLDAPWPGARQETAKTRLGKGLVWRVLDTGEAIYDRKLSVEEVQSRINRYYLPYYAQLQKLADHAVSEHGAAWHINCHSMPSQAAQYATEFPGLQHPDFVVGDRDGTTCDKRFTDRVEGVLKDMGYDVWRNHPYKGVEIVRVVGQPQTGRHSLQLEINRKLYMDETGLTHTAGFAKLRHNLNAMLDDLLKFTRSMPARALR from the coding sequence ATGACCGAAGCAGACCGAAAGAGCGCGGACAGTCCGTACCAGCTGTACCAGCCGGAAGGCCCGGTGAGCGCGCTGTTCCTTGACTCGCCGCACAGCGCCACCGTCTACCCCACGGACTTCCGCCCGGATGCCAGCCTGCCCCTGCCGCTGCTGCGGCAGGCCGAAGACACCTTCGTCGACGAGCTCTACGCGGGCGCCCCGGCACGCGGCATTCCGCTGCTGTGCGCGGGCTTCCCGCGCAGCTACCTCGACGCCAACCGCGCGCTCGAGGAGATCGACGAAGCCCTGCTCGACGCACCGTGGCCCGGCGCCAGGCAGGAAACGGCCAAGACCCGTCTCGGCAAGGGCCTGGTCTGGCGCGTGCTCGACACCGGCGAAGCAATCTATGACCGCAAGCTGAGCGTGGAAGAAGTGCAGTCGCGCATCAACCGCTACTACCTGCCGTACTACGCGCAACTGCAGAAGCTGGCCGATCATGCCGTTTCCGAACATGGTGCAGCCTGGCACATCAACTGCCATTCGATGCCCAGCCAGGCAGCGCAATACGCCACCGAGTTCCCGGGGCTTCAACACCCCGATTTCGTCGTCGGCGACCGCGACGGGACCACTTGCGACAAGCGCTTCACCGACCGTGTCGAAGGCGTGCTCAAGGACATGGGCTATGACGTCTGGCGCAACCACCCGTACAAGGGCGTGGAAATCGTGCGCGTGGTGGGACAGCCGCAGACCGGCCGCCACAGCCTGCAGCTCGAGATCAACCGCAAGCTCTATATGGACGAAACAGGCCTGACCCACACGGCCGGCTTTGCCAAGCTGCGGCACAACCTGAACGCCATGCTCGACGACCTGCTGAAGTTCACGCGGTCCATGCCCGCTCGCGCGCTGCGCTGA
- a CDS encoding M14-type cytosolic carboxypeptidase gives MTSGLHISTHFDSGAIEVEALDHADDIRLRIRADSHADLRQWFHFRLQGAAGQACRLQFLNAGDCTYPDGWRDYRAVASYDRANWFRVPTRYDGQVLTVEFTPEHDSVWLAYFEPYPEERHLSLLATCQRSPLAKLSHLGSTVDGRDLTRVTVGQPGPGKKTIWMIARQHPGESMAEWFCEGVLQRLTGTGMWAHDPIARRLLDQAVFHLVPNMNPDGSARGNLRTNAAGANLNREWMTPSPDTSPEVWHVRRAIEATGCDLFFDIHGDEGLPYNFVAGSEMLPSFTEKQRDEQARFIEAFKRVTPDFQDVHGYAASKYNADALKLASKYIGHTFGCLSLTLEMPFKDNADLPDAMVGWNGARSALLGTAMLEAILDFLS, from the coding sequence ATGACCTCAGGCCTGCACATCTCGACCCACTTTGATTCCGGCGCGATCGAAGTCGAAGCGCTCGACCATGCCGACGACATCCGCCTGCGCATCCGCGCCGATTCGCACGCGGACCTCCGGCAGTGGTTCCACTTCCGCCTGCAGGGCGCAGCGGGGCAGGCGTGCCGGCTGCAGTTCCTCAACGCCGGCGACTGTACCTATCCGGACGGCTGGCGTGACTACCGCGCGGTGGCATCCTACGACCGCGCCAACTGGTTCCGCGTGCCGACGCGCTACGACGGCCAGGTGCTGACCGTCGAATTCACGCCCGAGCACGACAGCGTATGGCTGGCGTACTTCGAGCCCTATCCGGAAGAGCGCCACCTGTCGCTGCTGGCAACGTGCCAGCGCTCGCCGCTGGCGAAGCTGTCGCACCTTGGCAGCACGGTCGATGGCCGCGATCTGACCCGCGTCACCGTGGGCCAGCCGGGTCCCGGCAAGAAGACCATCTGGATGATCGCGCGCCAGCATCCGGGCGAAAGCATGGCCGAATGGTTCTGCGAAGGCGTGCTGCAGCGCCTGACGGGCACCGGAATGTGGGCGCACGATCCGATTGCGCGTCGCTTGCTCGATCAAGCCGTGTTTCATCTCGTGCCGAACATGAACCCGGACGGCTCGGCGCGCGGCAACCTGCGCACCAATGCCGCGGGCGCCAACCTGAACCGCGAATGGATGACGCCGAGCCCGGACACGAGCCCCGAGGTCTGGCATGTGCGCCGTGCGATCGAGGCCACCGGCTGCGACCTGTTCTTCGACATCCACGGCGACGAGGGCCTGCCCTACAACTTCGTCGCCGGCAGCGAGATGCTGCCGAGCTTCACCGAGAAGCAGCGCGACGAGCAGGCGCGTTTCATCGAGGCCTTCAAGCGCGTCACGCCCGATTTCCAGGACGTGCACGGCTATGCGGCCAGCAAGTACAACGCAGACGCGCTCAAGCTCGCGTCGAAGTACATCGGCCACACCTTCGGCTGCCTGTCGCTGACGCTGGAAATGCCGTTCAAGGACAATGCCGACCTGCCTGATGCCATGGTGGGCTGGAACGGCGCGCGCAGCGCGCTGCTGGGTACTGCGATGCTGGAGGCGATCCTCGATTTTCTGAGCTGA
- the yaaA gene encoding peroxide stress protein YaaA yields MLIVLSPAKSLDYETPARIKTHTLPRFIDRSAMLIERLRKLAPQDVGALMDISDKLAVLNVTRYADWSETFSAANSKQAVLAFNGDVYDGFDAKSLSADDLGFAQKHVRILSGLYGVLRPLDWMQPYRLEMGTRLDTAAGKDLYAFWGDDVTQMLNGDMAGLKHEGAPTLVNLASEEYFKVVRPKVLNARIITPVFEDWKGGRYKIISFHAKRARGTMARYAVTHRVTEPAALKRFAEDGYAFDAAASDDGRWIFRRRLED; encoded by the coding sequence ATGCTGATCGTCCTGTCTCCCGCCAAGTCCCTGGACTACGAGACGCCCGCGCGCATCAAGACCCATACGCTGCCGCGTTTCATCGACCGCTCGGCCATGCTGATCGAGCGCCTGCGCAAGCTCGCGCCGCAGGATGTCGGCGCGCTGATGGACATTTCCGACAAGCTTGCGGTGCTCAATGTCACGCGTTACGCGGACTGGTCGGAGACATTTTCCGCCGCCAACAGCAAGCAGGCGGTGCTGGCCTTCAACGGCGACGTCTACGACGGCTTCGATGCGAAGAGCCTGTCGGCCGATGACCTGGGCTTCGCGCAGAAGCATGTGCGCATCCTGTCGGGCCTGTACGGCGTGCTGCGCCCGCTGGACTGGATGCAGCCCTACCGCCTCGAGATGGGCACGCGCCTCGATACGGCCGCGGGCAAGGACCTCTACGCGTTCTGGGGCGACGATGTCACGCAGATGCTCAACGGCGACATGGCCGGGCTCAAGCACGAGGGCGCGCCCACGCTGGTCAACCTGGCATCGGAAGAGTATTTCAAGGTGGTGCGCCCCAAGGTGCTGAATGCGCGCATCATCACGCCGGTGTTCGAGGACTGGAAGGGCGGCCGCTACAAGATCATTTCCTTCCACGCCAAGCGCGCACGCGGCACCATGGCCCGCTATGCGGTCACGCATCGCGTCACGGAACCGGCCGCGCTCAAGCGCTTTGCCGAGGACGGCTATGCGTTCGATGCCGCCGCGTCGGACGACGGCCGCTGGATTTTCCGCCGCCGCCTCGAAGACTGA
- a CDS encoding putative toxin-antitoxin system toxin component, PIN family, with the protein MTNPTSGDTSASCPADITSAAGTAPRVVLDSNIWVDLLVFDDPHASPIRAALEAGTIAPVIRADCREELRRVLAYPQFARFAVDIDAALAIVDRFSTLEPLPARDDADAIRLPRCKDTDDQKFIELAHFSQAACLVSKDKAVLKLRSRLRRSSGVEVMTPPVFGQWLAALPSAA; encoded by the coding sequence ATGACCAACCCGACTTCCGGCGACACTTCCGCATCCTGCCCCGCCGACATCACATCCGCCGCCGGTACTGCGCCGCGCGTGGTACTGGACTCCAATATCTGGGTCGACCTGCTGGTCTTCGACGACCCGCACGCCTCGCCGATCCGCGCCGCACTCGAGGCCGGCACGATTGCCCCGGTGATCCGCGCCGACTGCCGCGAAGAACTGCGCCGCGTGCTGGCCTACCCGCAATTCGCGCGCTTTGCCGTCGATATCGACGCGGCGCTGGCGATCGTGGACCGCTTCAGCACGCTCGAGCCGCTGCCCGCCCGGGATGACGCCGACGCCATCCGGCTGCCGCGCTGCAAGGACACCGACGACCAGAAATTCATCGAACTCGCGCACTTCTCGCAGGCCGCCTGCCTGGTGTCGAAGGACAAGGCCGTGCTCAAGCTCAGGAGCCGCCTGCGCCGCTCCAGCGGCGTGGAAGTGATGACGCCGCCGGTGTTCGGCCAATGGCTGGCAGCGCTGCCCAGCGCAGCCTGA
- a CDS encoding pyridoxal phosphate-dependent aminotransferase — translation MSADSTLAPLTPPLSRLPSVGTTIFTVMSALAAEKNAVNLGQGFPDFDCDPRIVDAVTHAMRAGHNQYPPMAGVPRLRQAIADKIATLYGHRYSWESEITVTAGATQGILTAILCAVHPGDEVIVLEPCYDSYLPAIELAGATAVPVTLEAPEFRVPFDRLAAAITPRTRMILINTPHNPTGTIWRAADMDKLAQLLAGTDILLLSDEVYEHMVYDGQPHASVSRHPELARRSFVISSFGKTYHVTGWKVGYVAAPAALSAEFRKVHQFNVFTVNTPVQHGLADYMADPAPYVELPAFYQAKRDYFRAGLANTRFKLLPSEGTYFQCVDYSAISDLSEADFSMWLTREIGVAAIPVSAFYSQPRESGVVRFCFAKKEETLALALERLAKL, via the coding sequence ATGTCCGCAGACTCCACCCTCGCCCCGCTGACTCCGCCCCTGTCGCGCCTGCCCTCGGTCGGCACCACGATCTTCACCGTGATGTCGGCGCTGGCGGCCGAGAAGAACGCCGTCAACCTCGGACAGGGTTTCCCGGATTTCGATTGCGACCCGCGCATCGTCGACGCCGTGACCCACGCCATGCGCGCCGGCCACAACCAGTACCCGCCGATGGCCGGCGTACCGCGCCTGCGCCAGGCGATCGCCGACAAGATCGCCACGCTGTACGGCCACCGCTATAGCTGGGAAAGCGAGATCACCGTCACGGCCGGCGCCACGCAAGGCATCCTCACCGCGATCCTGTGCGCGGTGCATCCCGGCGACGAGGTCATCGTGCTGGAGCCGTGCTATGACAGCTACCTGCCAGCGATCGAACTGGCCGGCGCGACCGCCGTGCCGGTCACGCTGGAAGCACCAGAGTTCCGCGTGCCTTTCGACCGCCTGGCCGCGGCCATCACGCCGCGCACGCGGATGATCCTCATCAACACGCCGCACAACCCGACCGGAACGATCTGGCGCGCCGCCGACATGGACAAGCTCGCGCAGCTGCTGGCCGGCACCGATATCCTGCTGCTGTCGGACGAGGTCTACGAACACATGGTCTACGACGGCCAGCCGCACGCCTCGGTCTCGCGCCATCCGGAACTGGCGCGGCGCAGCTTTGTGATTTCGAGCTTCGGCAAGACGTACCACGTGACCGGCTGGAAGGTTGGCTACGTGGCCGCGCCGGCGGCGCTGTCGGCGGAATTCCGCAAGGTGCACCAGTTCAATGTGTTCACCGTGAATACGCCGGTGCAGCATGGCCTTGCCGACTATATGGCTGATCCCGCACCGTACGTGGAGCTGCCGGCCTTCTACCAGGCCAAGCGCGACTACTTCCGCGCCGGGCTGGCCAACACGCGCTTCAAGCTGCTGCCGTCCGAAGGCACGTATTTCCAGTGCGTGGACTATTCCGCGATCTCCGACCTGAGCGAAGCGGACTTTTCCATGTGGCTGACGCGCGAGATCGGCGTGGCGGCGATCCCGGTTTCGGCCTTCTATTCGCAGCCACGCGAATCCGGCGTGGTGCGCTTCTGCTTCGCCAAGAAGGAAGAGACGCTGGCGCTCGCACTGGAGCGGCTGGCGAAGCTCTAG
- a CDS encoding glutathione S-transferase, which translates to MLKLCGFAASNYYNKVKLALLEKNVPFEEVLAWIGETDPAATPAGKVPYMITESGSLCESEVINEYLEAAYPQTPLLPRDPLQAGKVREIITFLELYLELTARELYPEAFFGGKVSDNVKERQMKLLTRYIPAFARLAKFSPYIAGDTFTLADCAAAVHLPLVSSCTKIIYGKDLLADLPVKDYLKTLSERPSVQKVNADRKANTELMLSRNK; encoded by the coding sequence ATGCTGAAACTGTGCGGATTTGCCGCCAGCAACTACTACAACAAGGTCAAGCTGGCACTGCTGGAAAAGAATGTGCCGTTCGAGGAGGTACTGGCGTGGATCGGCGAGACTGACCCGGCAGCGACGCCAGCGGGCAAGGTGCCCTACATGATCACCGAATCGGGCTCGCTGTGCGAGTCGGAGGTGATCAACGAATATCTGGAAGCCGCCTATCCGCAGACGCCGCTGCTGCCGCGCGATCCGCTGCAGGCCGGCAAGGTGCGCGAGATCATCACTTTCCTGGAGCTGTACCTGGAACTGACCGCGCGCGAGCTGTATCCGGAAGCGTTCTTTGGCGGCAAGGTCAGCGATAACGTGAAGGAGCGCCAGATGAAGCTGCTGACGCGCTACATCCCGGCGTTTGCCAGGCTGGCGAAGTTTTCGCCCTATATCGCGGGCGATACCTTCACGCTGGCCGATTGCGCCGCCGCGGTCCACCTGCCGCTGGTGTCCTCGTGCACCAAGATCATCTACGGCAAGGACCTGCTGGCTGACCTGCCGGTCAAGGACTACCTGAAGACGCTGTCGGAGCGCCCCTCGGTGCAGAAGGTCAATGCCGACCGCAAGGCGAACACCGAGCTGATGCTGAGCCGGAACAAGTAA
- a CDS encoding 3-hydroxyacyl-CoA dehydrogenase, giving the protein MSTFTIETLGIVGTGAMGRGIAQIAAQAGLTVNLYDASPQAVEAARKYLQDTLGKLAEKGKITAAAAEATLARVKPCGALEELAACDMVVEAIVEKLEVKRDLVARLEAVLRPDAIIASNTSSLSITAIAVGAKEPGRIVGYHFFNPVPLMKVVEVIDGLSGNPAVGDALMALSRRMGHTPVRCKDMPGFIVNHAGRGMNIEGIKVAQEGVAEFADIDNIMREQAGFRMGPFELMDLTGLDVSHPVMESIYNQFYQEPRYRPSPITAIRSVGGLVGRKAGAGFYRYVDGQKQVPAIAAVPPARPASVWVSRASERGHAMVTKLLGALGVTPESGDQPSAEALIVVTPLGLDATTTALQQGLDASRTVAIDTLLPFEATKRRTLMTTPATGAAARDAAHGLFASDGVPVTVIRDSAGFVAQRVLCCIINIASDIAQQRIASPADIDLAVNLGLGYPKGPLALGDAVGPQLVLETLRNMEALTGDMRYRPSPWLWRRAGLRLSLLTEEN; this is encoded by the coding sequence ATGAGCACTTTCACCATCGAGACGCTTGGCATCGTGGGGACCGGCGCCATGGGCCGCGGCATCGCCCAGATCGCCGCGCAGGCTGGCCTGACCGTCAACCTGTACGACGCCAGCCCGCAAGCCGTGGAAGCGGCGCGCAAGTACCTGCAGGATACGCTCGGCAAGCTGGCCGAAAAAGGCAAGATCACGGCGGCGGCCGCCGAGGCCACGCTGGCCCGCGTGAAGCCATGCGGCGCCCTTGAGGAGCTGGCCGCCTGCGATATGGTGGTGGAAGCCATCGTCGAGAAGCTCGAGGTGAAGCGTGATCTCGTGGCCAGGCTGGAAGCCGTGCTGCGTCCTGACGCGATCATCGCCTCGAACACCTCGTCGCTGTCGATCACCGCGATCGCCGTCGGCGCGAAGGAGCCGGGCCGCATCGTTGGCTACCACTTCTTCAACCCGGTGCCGCTGATGAAGGTGGTCGAGGTGATCGACGGCCTGTCCGGCAACCCGGCCGTGGGCGATGCGCTGATGGCGCTGTCGCGCCGCATGGGCCACACGCCGGTGCGCTGCAAGGACATGCCCGGCTTCATCGTCAACCATGCCGGCCGCGGCATGAACATCGAAGGCATCAAGGTCGCGCAGGAAGGCGTGGCGGAGTTCGCCGACATCGACAACATCATGCGCGAGCAGGCCGGCTTCCGCATGGGGCCGTTCGAGCTGATGGACCTGACCGGGCTCGATGTATCGCATCCGGTGATGGAGTCGATCTACAACCAGTTCTACCAGGAGCCGCGCTACCGCCCGTCGCCGATCACGGCGATCCGCTCGGTCGGCGGCCTGGTCGGCCGCAAGGCCGGCGCCGGCTTCTACCGCTATGTCGATGGCCAGAAGCAGGTCCCGGCAATCGCCGCGGTCCCGCCGGCACGTCCGGCCAGCGTGTGGGTCAGCCGCGCCAGCGAACGCGGCCACGCCATGGTGACGAAGCTGCTCGGCGCGCTCGGCGTTACGCCCGAAAGCGGCGACCAGCCGTCGGCCGAGGCGCTGATCGTCGTCACGCCGCTGGGCCTGGACGCCACCACCACCGCGCTCCAGCAAGGTCTGGACGCCTCGCGCACGGTGGCCATCGACACCCTGCTGCCGTTCGAGGCCACCAAGCGCCGCACGCTGATGACCACGCCCGCCACCGGCGCCGCCGCGCGTGACGCCGCGCACGGCCTGTTCGCGAGCGACGGCGTGCCAGTCACAGTGATCCGCGACTCGGCCGGCTTCGTGGCCCAGCGCGTGCTCTGCTGCATCATCAACATCGCCAGCGATATCGCGCAGCAGCGCATTGCCTCGCCCGCGGACATCGACCTGGCCGTGAACCTGGGCCTCGGCTATCCGAAAGGCCCGCTGGCGCTGGGCGACGCTGTCGGTCCGCAACTGGTGCTGGAGACGCTGCGCAATATGGAAGCCCTGACTGGCGACATGCGCTACCGCCCGAGCCCGTGGCTATGGCGCCGCGCCGGCCTGCGCCTGTCGCTGCTGACCGAAGAGAACTGA
- a CDS encoding enoyl-CoA hydratase, whose amino-acid sequence MTAQLLSSRVDSTLVLTISNPEARNALHPDIYAASFEALNAAANDDSLRAVIITGADGIFCAGGNLNRLLGNRSKPPAVQAESIETLNHWIETLHAFPKPVIAAVEGAAAGAGFSVVLACDFVVAASDAKFVMAYVKVGLTPDGGGSYELARALPRALASELMMEGKPVDAARLSQFGLVNRVVPPGQALTEALRLAEGLAEQSPHAVGRIKGLINHAATASLTEHLAAERDNFVAALHHPDGGEGISAFLEKRKPRYR is encoded by the coding sequence ATGACCGCACAATTGCTTTCGTCCCGCGTCGATTCGACGCTGGTGCTGACCATCTCGAACCCGGAAGCGCGCAACGCGCTGCATCCGGACATCTACGCCGCCTCGTTCGAGGCGCTGAACGCGGCCGCCAACGATGATTCCCTGCGCGCCGTCATCATCACCGGCGCCGACGGCATCTTCTGCGCCGGCGGCAACCTGAACCGGTTGCTCGGCAACCGTTCGAAGCCGCCCGCGGTGCAGGCGGAAAGCATCGAGACGCTGAACCACTGGATCGAGACGCTGCACGCGTTTCCGAAGCCGGTCATTGCGGCGGTCGAAGGCGCGGCGGCCGGCGCGGGCTTCTCGGTGGTGCTGGCCTGCGACTTCGTCGTGGCGGCGAGCGACGCCAAATTCGTCATGGCCTACGTCAAGGTGGGCCTGACGCCCGACGGCGGCGGCTCGTACGAACTGGCGCGCGCGCTGCCGCGTGCGCTGGCCAGCGAACTGATGATGGAGGGCAAGCCGGTCGATGCCGCCAGGCTCTCGCAGTTCGGCCTGGTCAACCGCGTGGTGCCGCCGGGCCAGGCGCTGACCGAAGCGCTGCGCCTGGCCGAGGGACTGGCCGAGCAGTCGCCGCACGCGGTCGGCCGCATCAAGGGCCTGATCAACCATGCGGCCACGGCCTCGCTGACCGAACACCTGGCGGCCGAGCGCGATAATTTCGTGGCCGCCCTGCACCACCCGGACGGCGGCGAAGGCATCAGCGCCTTCCTGGAAAAGCGCAAGCCGCGCTACCGCTGA
- a CDS encoding histidine phosphatase family protein gives MELPLSSRRRIYLMRHGAVSYFDEGGRPALPDMVPLNETGRMQATAAGRAFAAENIRFDRVIVSGLPRTVETAQRVLAELPAMQGVVPEIWPELREIRGGDLSAIATEDLRDAFVGAFEGEVPEHKRFLNGETVGEFLDRVLPALQRLRDRPDWDTVLLVLHGATNRAILSQAITCGRRVFFGSLLQTAGCINVLDMGDDPLDWVVRMTNYSPPTPVHSGTRHTTMEVLLHQYLRGRQPSS, from the coding sequence ATGGAATTGCCGCTTTCCTCGCGCCGCCGCATCTACCTGATGCGCCATGGCGCCGTCTCATACTTCGATGAAGGCGGCCGCCCGGCGCTGCCCGACATGGTGCCGCTCAACGAGACCGGCCGCATGCAGGCCACCGCCGCCGGGCGCGCCTTCGCGGCCGAGAATATCCGCTTCGACCGTGTCATCGTCAGCGGCCTGCCGCGCACCGTGGAAACTGCGCAGCGCGTGCTGGCCGAACTGCCGGCGATGCAGGGCGTAGTGCCCGAGATCTGGCCGGAACTCCGCGAAATCCGCGGCGGCGACCTCTCGGCCATTGCGACCGAGGATCTGCGCGACGCCTTCGTCGGCGCCTTCGAAGGGGAAGTGCCCGAGCACAAGCGCTTCCTGAACGGGGAGACCGTAGGCGAGTTCCTGGACCGAGTCCTGCCGGCCCTGCAACGCCTGCGCGATCGGCCGGACTGGGATACGGTGCTGCTGGTCCTGCATGGCGCGACCAATCGCGCCATCCTGTCCCAGGCCATCACCTGCGGCCGGCGCGTATTCTTCGGCTCGCTGCTGCAGACCGCGGGTTGCATCAATGTGCTGGACATGGGCGACGATCCGCTCGACTGGGTCGTGCGCATGACCAACTACTCGCCGCCCACGCCGGTGCACAGCGGCACGCGGCACACCACGATGGAAGTCCTGCTGCACCAGTACCTGCGCGGACGGCAGCCCTCTTCCTGA
- a CDS encoding phosphotransferase, translated as MSSNVSHFEGTRPVADQQRFDIAALEAWMRQHVEGFAGPLSVEQFKGGQSNPTFKLVTPGQTYVMRAKPGPKSKLLPSAHAIEREYRVMAALAGTDVPVAKMYALCEDESVIGRAFYIMEFVSGRVLWDQSLPDMTPAERAAIYDEMNRVIAAMHSVDYQAIGLGDYGKPGNYFQRQIERWSKQYKLSETESIPAMDALMDWLPQHIPQEDADLTCIVHGDYRLDNLMFHPTEPRVLAVLDWELSTLGHPMADFGYHCMSWHIAPGQFRGIAGLDHAALGIPDEATYRRLYEQRTGRPITGDWNFYLAFSMFRIAGILQGIMKRVVDGTASSAQALDAGKRARPMAEMGWEYAKKAKQ; from the coding sequence ATGAGCAGCAACGTATCGCATTTCGAAGGCACGCGCCCCGTGGCGGACCAGCAGCGTTTCGATATCGCCGCGCTGGAAGCCTGGATGCGCCAGCATGTGGAAGGCTTTGCCGGCCCGCTGAGCGTGGAACAGTTCAAGGGCGGCCAGTCCAACCCGACCTTCAAGCTGGTCACCCCGGGCCAGACCTACGTGATGCGCGCCAAGCCCGGCCCCAAGAGCAAGCTGCTGCCGTCGGCCCACGCGATCGAGCGCGAATACCGCGTGATGGCCGCGCTGGCCGGCACCGACGTGCCGGTGGCGAAGATGTATGCGCTGTGCGAGGACGAATCGGTGATCGGCCGCGCCTTCTACATCATGGAATTCGTCAGCGGCCGCGTGCTGTGGGACCAGTCGCTGCCGGACATGACCCCGGCCGAACGCGCCGCCATCTACGACGAGATGAACCGCGTCATCGCCGCCATGCACAGCGTCGACTACCAGGCCATCGGCCTGGGCGACTACGGCAAGCCCGGCAACTACTTCCAGCGCCAGATCGAACGCTGGAGCAAGCAGTACAAGCTGTCTGAGACCGAATCCATCCCGGCCATGGATGCGCTGATGGACTGGCTGCCGCAGCATATCCCGCAGGAAGACGCCGACCTCACCTGCATCGTCCACGGCGACTACCGTCTCGACAACCTGATGTTCCACCCGACCGAGCCGCGCGTACTGGCCGTGCTCGACTGGGAACTGTCGACGCTGGGTCACCCGATGGCCGACTTCGGCTACCACTGCATGAGCTGGCATATCGCGCCGGGCCAGTTCCGCGGCATCGCGGGCCTGGACCATGCCGCGCTGGGCATCCCCGACGAGGCGACCTATCGCCGTCTGTACGAGCAGCGCACCGGCCGCCCCATTACCGGCGACTGGAACTTCTACCTCGCCTTCAGCATGTTCCGCATCGCCGGTATCCTGCAGGGCATCATGAAGCGCGTGGTCGACGGCACCGCGTCCTCGGCCCAGGCACTCGACGCCGGCAAGCGTGCGCGCCCGATGGCGGAGATGGGCTGGGAATACGCGAAGAAGGCGAAGCAGTAA